In one window of Henckelia pumila isolate YLH828 chromosome 1, ASM3356847v2, whole genome shotgun sequence DNA:
- the LOC140874592 gene encoding uncharacterized protein isoform X2 gives MGDKKKKATMLVRLVSAAGTGFFYVVKKTKRLHTSNIKLEFRKYDPRVNRHVLFTEAKMK, from the coding sequence ATGggggacaagaagaagaaggcGACTATGTTGGTGAGGCTGGTTTCGGCTGCTGGGACTGGATTCTTCTATGTGGTGAAGAAGACCAAGAGGCTCCACACCAGTAACATCAAACTTGAGTTTCGAAAGTACGATCCTCGAGTGAATCGCCATGTTCTCTTCACCGAGGCAAAAATGAAGTGA